A stretch of Eleutherodactylus coqui strain aEleCoq1 chromosome 2, aEleCoq1.hap1, whole genome shotgun sequence DNA encodes these proteins:
- the HDAC10 gene encoding polyamine deacetylase HDAC10 produces the protein MTGTALVYDEEMMGYRLLWDDPECAIEVPERLSSSYKRLQDYDLVNRCIQLPVREATEEEIRLVHSPEYLDVVKSTQSMDVDELKKTSQKYTAAYFHQNSYRCAKLSLGGTLQLIDAVMSGDAQNGMALIRPPGHHSQRSESNGFCVFNNVAVAAEYAKSKYNVQRILIVDWDVHHGQGIQYIFEDDPSVLYFSWHRYEHGSFWPNLRESDYDFIGKGRGTGFNINLPWNQTGMGNADYIAGFFHVLLPLAFEFNPELVLVSAGYDSGIGDPEGHMHATPECFSHLTHMLMHLAGGKLCMILEGGYHLRSLSESVSMTVRTLLRDPVPRLSGEMTPCFSALESIQNARHVHSPYWKCLLHDETRLVEEISTKGSSAPEPLHADASAVDEFLENHMKKILHPTPPITTLVVAPVENTLALPEGAQLEECAVTTDQAINGISVFNQDQLNESLLNSVSKMLPALEKLVSRKARNCITSSPNASLSAAIAVQEGLRLGSERVFCITIGDVNMKPEITNDGKTLCLTVSGDNMLETPLQYQTFLKWEERSPHEGSSFFYALFRFLLPLAYSYQPDLIVLAVESKRSIGTKDIALLTSLLQGLADGAVLAVVTETEEEILEVLSNVLINRAPMFFGPYKPPAAECIQDLAQELAVMQTNWRMLQCRAK, from the exons ATGACGGGCACAGCACTAGTGTACGATGAAGAAATGATGGGCTACAGGCTGCTCTGGGACGA TCCGGAGTGTGCTATTGAGGTGCCAGAGAGACTGTCGTCTTCCTACAAGAGGCTCCAGGACTATGATCTTGTAAACAGATGTATCCAGTTACCTGTCAGAGAGGCTACGGAGGAAGAGATAAGGCTAGTTCACAG TCCTGAATACCTTGATGTAGTTAAAAGTACTCAGTCCATGGATGTAGATGAGTTGAAGAAAACCTCCCAGAAGTATACTGCTGCGTACTTTCACCAG AACTCTTACCGCTGTGCTAAGCTGTCACTTGGCGGCACACTGCAACTTATCGATGCTGTGATGTCGGGAGATGCTCAGAATGGAATGGCTCTAATAAG ACCTCCTGGACATCATAGTCAGCGAAGCGAAAGTAATGGCTTTTGTGTCTTTAATAATGTTGCAGTTGCTGCAGAATATGCTAAAAGCAAGTACAATGTTCAGAG AATTTTAATTGTTGACTGGGATGTTCACCATGGACAAggaatccaatacatctttgAAGATGACCCAAG tgtcCTATATTTCTCTTGGCATCGCTATGAACATGGATCTTTCTGGCCAAATCTAAGGGAATCAGACTATGATTTCATTGGAAAAGGCAGAGGAACTGGCTTCAACATAAATCTACCCTGGAACCAG actgGCATGGGTAATGCAGATTACATTGCAGGTTTTTTCCATGTGCTCCTACCTTTGGCCTTTGAG TTTAATCCTGAACTAGTTTTGGTCTCTGCTGGttatgactcaggaattggagacCCTGag GGACATATGCATGCTACTCCGGAGTGTTTCTCCCATCTCACTCACATGCTTATGCACCTTGCTGGTGGTAAACTTTGTATGATCCTTGAG GGTGGATACCACCTACGCTCTCTGTCGGAGTCTGTTTCCATGACTGTGAGAACACTGCTGAGAGATCCAGTGCCCAGGTTGTCTGGAGAAATGACACCATGTTTCAG tgCTTTAGAATCCATACAGAATGCAAGGCATGTACATTCCCCATACTGGAAGTGTTTATTGCATGATG AAACAAGGTTAGTAGAAGAGATAAGCACTAAGGGCTCGTCAGCACCTGAGCCTTTGCATGCAGATGCATCTGCTGTGGATGAGTTCCTGGAAAATCACATGAAAAAGATCCTGCACCCGACACCTCCAATAACAACCCTTGTGGTGGCTCCTGTAGAGAACACACTTGCCCTGCCTGAAGGGGCTCAATTAGAAGAATGTGCCGTAACTACAGACCAAGCAATTAATGGAATAAG TGTTTTCAATCAAGATCAATTAAATGAAAGCCTTTTAAACTCTGTGAGCAAGATGTTGCCCGCTCTAGAAAAGCTTGTGAGCAGAAAG GCAAGGAATTGTATTACCTCCTCTCCAAATGCTTCTCTTTCTGCTGCAATTGCAGTACAAGAAGGTTTACGCTTGGGCTCAGAAAG GGTATTTTGTATTACTATTGGAGATGTGAATATGAAACCTGAAATAACAAATGATGG AAAAACTCTGTGCCTTACAGTTTCTGGAGACAATATGCTTGAGACTCCTTTACAGTACCAAACATTTCTCAAGTGGGAGGAA CGAAGTCCACATGAAGGTAGCAGCTTCTTCTATGCACTATTCCGATTTCTCCTTCCACTGGCTTATTCCTATCAGCCTGACCTTATTGTGTTAGCTGTTGAAAGTAAGAGGAGTATTGGTACAAAGGATATTGCTCTGCTTACCAGCCTGCTGCAGGGGCTAGCTGATGGTGCAGTACTCGCTGTTGTTACG GAAACAGAAGAAGAAATCCTAGAAGTGTTGTCTAATGTCCTAATAAACCGTGCTCCGATGTTCTTTGGACCTTACAAGCCGCCTGCTGCAGAATGCATACAAGACTTGGCACAAGAGCTTGCTGTCATGCAGACAAACTGGAGAATGCTGCAATGCCGTG CAAAATAG